In a genomic window of Deltaproteobacteria bacterium:
- a CDS encoding glycine--tRNA ligase encodes MQKMVSLCKRRGFVFQSSEIYGGLKSAYDYGPLGAELKRNLMGEWWRDTVHRRENVVGLDASIIMHPKVWEASGHLAGFSDPLVDCKLCKERFRADKAPRAEPGTDAPITFADKGQAKVAHELVQKQFGLELTRDGRTLKGAKAGPQGYVCPVCGSPLLSDERQFNLMFRSFIGATDPFGDVANAIEQGKLAGLAGRELRAAIEELTRPASVYLRPETAQAMFVQFLNVQQSMSMKVPFGIAQMGRSFRNEITVEHFIFRSCEFEQMEMEFFCEPGTDEEWGEYWKNERMAWWRRYANHPEKFRFRPHAADELAHYAKSCFDIEYEYPWGWGELEGIANRTDYDLKKHAEHSGTRLEYFDPFKQTKYVPYVIEPAAGATRGALVYLLDAYHEEPVEGGKGEDATRVVLKLHPRLAPIKVAVLPLVKKDGMPEKARKVVEAFLARGIYTSYDEQHAVGRRYRRHDEIGTPYCLTIDGETMDNDTITIRERDTMAQRRISIDGAVAEVESLLHL; translated from the coding sequence ATGCAGAAAATGGTCTCGCTGTGCAAGCGGCGGGGCTTCGTCTTCCAGTCCTCCGAGATCTACGGCGGTCTGAAGAGCGCGTACGACTACGGCCCGCTCGGCGCCGAGCTGAAGCGCAACCTGATGGGCGAGTGGTGGCGCGACACCGTGCACCGGCGCGAAAACGTCGTTGGGCTCGACGCGTCGATCATCATGCACCCGAAGGTCTGGGAGGCCTCGGGGCACCTGGCCGGCTTCTCCGACCCGCTCGTGGACTGCAAGCTCTGCAAGGAGCGTTTTCGCGCCGACAAGGCCCCCCGCGCCGAGCCGGGGACCGACGCGCCGATCACCTTCGCTGACAAGGGTCAGGCCAAGGTGGCGCACGAGCTGGTGCAAAAGCAGTTCGGCCTCGAGCTCACGCGCGACGGACGCACCCTGAAGGGGGCGAAGGCCGGACCGCAGGGCTACGTCTGTCCCGTCTGCGGCTCGCCGCTCCTCAGCGACGAGCGCCAGTTCAACCTCATGTTCCGCAGCTTCATCGGCGCCACCGATCCCTTCGGCGACGTCGCGAACGCCATCGAGCAGGGCAAGCTCGCGGGCCTCGCCGGTCGCGAGCTCCGCGCGGCGATCGAGGAGCTCACGCGTCCCGCCTCGGTCTACCTGCGCCCCGAGACGGCCCAGGCCATGTTCGTGCAGTTCCTGAACGTGCAGCAGTCCATGTCCATGAAGGTCCCCTTCGGCATCGCGCAGATGGGGCGCTCCTTCCGCAACGAGATCACCGTCGAGCACTTCATCTTCCGCTCGTGCGAGTTCGAGCAGATGGAGATGGAGTTCTTCTGCGAGCCGGGGACCGACGAGGAGTGGGGCGAGTACTGGAAGAACGAGCGGATGGCCTGGTGGCGCCGCTACGCGAATCACCCGGAGAAATTCCGCTTCCGGCCGCACGCGGCCGACGAGCTCGCGCACTACGCGAAGTCCTGCTTCGACATCGAGTACGAGTATCCGTGGGGCTGGGGCGAGCTCGAGGGGATCGCCAACCGCACCGACTACGACCTGAAGAAGCACGCCGAGCACAGCGGCACGCGGCTCGAGTACTTCGACCCCTTCAAGCAGACGAAGTACGTGCCGTACGTGATCGAGCCCGCCGCGGGGGCCACCCGCGGGGCGCTGGTCTACCTGCTCGACGCCTATCACGAGGAGCCGGTGGAGGGGGGCAAGGGAGAGGACGCCACGCGCGTCGTGCTCAAGCTCCACCCGCGGCTCGCACCGATCAAGGTGGCGGTGCTCCCGCTCGTGAAGAAGGACGGGATGCCGGAGAAGGCGCGCAAGGTGGTGGAGGCCTTCCTCGCGCGCGGCATCTACACCAGCTACGACGAGCAGCACGCGGTAGGGCGACGCTACCGGCGCCACGACGAGATCGGCACCCCCTACTGCTTGACCATCGACGGCGAGACGATGGACAACGATACGATCACCATTCGAGAGCGCGACACGATGGCGCAGCGTCGGATCTCTATCGATGGCGCGGTGGCCGAGGTGGAGTCCTTGCTGCACCTTTAG
- a CDS encoding O-antigen ligase family protein, which translates to MAIALVALSIALRYIAPHYFLAELESVPLVPVATALMILAVGISILRKKIQLGIPSQAYVLGLLFLWAIVSLAVNAGLGEAAGIFTTDFLRDFVFVVTVMVCVDNLKRWKIFIGAVMVSMLVVGIFGLPQTFGPYQCAEWAEGDMANLKFDGRSCSDVRQCFDNQPKERLIPGIGPRLYRCERRGWFGVAAYLGRVHWIGVFDDSNNLAGTVGPLICLLMGIFWASTRKLHRVVWPLLAFFYAAVVYATGSRGGQLALVVGAGLTLWALWGKKAVILGLAAATALGVLVLTGHMVKVRDEQKFEGDTRVSDEFRREAMEVGFRLWSHYPIFGVGHSRIDRYHVIDPHNAFLCAAAELGTPGLLLFTLGLWANFKGAFRLRRRAREAGNAKYYQLATGLLGANVTSTISLTFFLSTYDRLSWMVPMIYSTGLMRAAKEELPEFELRLDYKDLLLLVPATFAVLGLFYVGLMASFTMS; encoded by the coding sequence TTGGCCATCGCGCTCGTCGCCCTCTCTATCGCCCTGCGCTACATCGCGCCGCACTACTTCCTCGCCGAGCTCGAGAGCGTGCCGCTCGTGCCGGTGGCGACGGCGCTGATGATCCTCGCCGTGGGCATCTCGATCCTGCGCAAGAAGATCCAGCTCGGCATTCCGTCGCAGGCCTACGTGCTCGGGCTGCTCTTTCTCTGGGCCATCGTCTCCCTCGCCGTGAACGCGGGCCTCGGTGAGGCCGCGGGTATCTTCACCACGGACTTCCTCCGCGATTTCGTCTTCGTGGTGACCGTGATGGTCTGCGTGGACAACCTCAAGCGCTGGAAGATCTTCATCGGCGCGGTCATGGTCTCCATGCTGGTGGTGGGCATCTTCGGCCTGCCCCAGACCTTCGGCCCCTACCAGTGCGCCGAGTGGGCCGAAGGCGACATGGCCAACCTGAAGTTCGACGGCCGCTCGTGCTCGGACGTGCGGCAGTGCTTCGACAATCAGCCCAAGGAGCGGCTGATCCCCGGCATCGGACCGCGCCTCTACCGCTGCGAGCGGCGCGGATGGTTCGGCGTGGCGGCCTACCTCGGACGCGTGCACTGGATCGGCGTCTTCGACGACTCGAACAACCTCGCGGGGACGGTGGGGCCTCTCATCTGCCTCCTGATGGGGATCTTCTGGGCCTCGACGCGCAAGCTGCACCGGGTGGTCTGGCCCCTGCTCGCCTTCTTCTACGCGGCCGTCGTCTACGCCACCGGCTCGCGCGGTGGACAGCTCGCCCTCGTGGTGGGGGCCGGCCTGACCCTCTGGGCCCTCTGGGGCAAGAAGGCGGTGATCCTGGGGCTGGCCGCGGCGACGGCGCTCGGCGTGCTGGTCCTGACCGGCCACATGGTGAAGGTGCGCGACGAACAGAAGTTCGAGGGCGACACGCGCGTCTCGGACGAGTTCCGGCGCGAGGCGATGGAGGTGGGCTTCCGGCTCTGGAGCCACTACCCCATCTTCGGCGTCGGCCACAGCCGGATCGACCGCTACCACGTCATCGACCCGCACAACGCCTTTCTCTGCGCGGCCGCGGAGCTCGGCACGCCGGGGCTCCTGCTCTTCACGCTCGGGCTGTGGGCCAACTTCAAGGGGGCCTTCCGCTTGCGCCGACGCGCAAGGGAGGCCGGCAACGCGAAGTACTACCAGCTCGCCACCGGGCTCCTCGGCGCGAACGTCACGAGCACCATCTCGCTCACCTTCTTCCTGTCGACCTACGATCGCCTGAGCTGGATGGTCCCGATGATCTACAGCACGGGGCTCATGCGGGCCGCCAAGGAGGAGCTCCCCGAATTCGAGCTGCGCCTCGACTACAAGGACCTCCTCCTGCTCGTGCCGGCGACCTTCGCCGTGCTCGGCCTCTTCTACGTCGGGCTCATGGCCTCCTTCACGATGAGCTAA
- a CDS encoding right-handed parallel beta-helix repeat-containing protein: protein MRRAAVPGVLSRTGVVLALLAGVGGGAARAGTFYVGKSGCSDDGPGSSAQPFCALGKAAGKLKPGDTLLVKAGTWGERLVVPVSGAAGQVITIQAETSGAAILDGSSLGFNDQGLLALTGRSYVTIRGLTLRRSPYFAAQVSKSNNIVLDKLLVDTSEHGGIIVDQGSVGVTVSGCEVRNANACGADCAAHEAVSISNASEFIVAGNFVHDGAEEGIDLKDGSKNGQVYGNTVSGMGAVGIYLNHVTGARVYGNRVRANKASGFQISVGDSATGTSRTENNAIYQNVVDANTYNGVEFWSAGSGTMGDNRIYNNVFYQNAHYGVQLSNNTSKVTGTIVRNNIFVGNKQGGIDGSAASTSTISNNLFGGGNGPTGGAPVSGDPGFVNVGQGDFKLLAGSPAIDRGFEMGLPKVGAPDIGAFEFGLSSTVPGADAGVLPPPAGDGGPGPGPGPGPTHDGGGVPAGDGGGARGDSGAASSGLSRNQLLGGCAVAPVLGSLLVPLALLLLLVALRWPRGRRRAAARR, encoded by the coding sequence GTGAGACGCGCGGCAGTGCCTGGCGTCCTTTCCCGAACGGGCGTGGTGCTGGCGCTCCTGGCCGGCGTCGGCGGAGGGGCCGCACGGGCCGGCACGTTCTACGTCGGCAAGAGCGGCTGCAGCGACGACGGCCCGGGGTCGAGCGCCCAACCCTTCTGCGCGCTCGGCAAGGCGGCGGGCAAGCTGAAGCCCGGCGACACGCTGCTGGTGAAGGCTGGCACCTGGGGCGAGCGCCTCGTGGTGCCGGTGTCGGGCGCGGCCGGACAGGTGATTACGATCCAGGCCGAGACGTCGGGTGCGGCGATCCTCGACGGCAGCTCGCTCGGTTTCAACGACCAGGGGCTGCTGGCGCTGACGGGGCGGAGCTACGTCACGATCCGGGGCCTGACCCTGAGGAGGTCGCCCTACTTCGCCGCACAGGTGAGCAAGTCGAACAACATCGTGCTCGACAAGCTGCTCGTGGACACCTCCGAGCACGGCGGCATCATCGTCGACCAGGGGTCGGTGGGCGTGACCGTGAGCGGCTGCGAGGTGCGCAACGCGAACGCTTGCGGCGCCGACTGCGCGGCGCACGAGGCGGTCAGCATCAGCAACGCGTCCGAGTTCATCGTGGCGGGGAACTTCGTGCACGACGGGGCGGAGGAAGGGATCGATCTGAAGGACGGGTCGAAGAACGGGCAGGTCTACGGCAACACGGTGAGCGGGATGGGGGCGGTGGGCATCTACCTGAACCACGTCACGGGCGCTCGGGTCTACGGTAACCGGGTGCGCGCGAACAAGGCGAGCGGCTTCCAGATCTCCGTCGGAGACTCGGCCACGGGGACGAGCCGGACCGAGAACAACGCGATCTATCAGAACGTCGTGGACGCCAACACCTACAACGGCGTGGAGTTCTGGTCCGCGGGCTCGGGGACGATGGGCGACAACAGGATCTACAACAACGTCTTCTATCAGAACGCGCACTACGGGGTGCAGCTCTCGAACAACACCTCCAAGGTGACCGGCACCATCGTGCGGAACAACATCTTCGTCGGGAACAAGCAGGGCGGCATCGACGGCTCGGCGGCCAGCACCAGCACGATCTCGAACAATCTCTTCGGTGGCGGCAACGGCCCGACGGGCGGCGCGCCGGTGAGCGGGGATCCGGGCTTCGTCAACGTGGGCCAGGGGGACTTCAAGCTGCTCGCGGGGAGTCCGGCGATCGACAGGGGCTTCGAGATGGGGCTGCCCAAGGTGGGCGCGCCCGATATCGGGGCCTTCGAGTTCGGGCTGTCGTCGACGGTGCCCGGGGCCGATGCGGGCGTTCTGCCGCCCCCGGCCGGTGACGGTGGCCCTGGACCTGGCCCTGGACCCGGTCCGACGCATGATGGCGGAGGCGTACCTGCCGGAGACGGCGGAGGGGCGCGCGGCGACTCCGGGGCTGCGTCGAGCGGGCTCTCGCGAAACCAGCTCCTGGGGGGCTGCGCGGTCGCGCCGGTGCTCGGGAGCTTGCTCGTGCCGCTCGCGCTGCTGCTCCTGCTCGTGGCGCTACGCTGGCCACGCGGGCGTCGCCGAGCGGCAGCGAGGCGCTAG